In Macaca thibetana thibetana isolate TM-01 chromosome 8, ASM2454274v1, whole genome shotgun sequence, one DNA window encodes the following:
- the OPLAH gene encoding 5-oxoprolinase isoform X3, whose translation MPEVLYEEVLEVDERVVLHRGEAGTGAPVKGRTGDLLDVQQPVDLGTLRGKLEGLLSRGIRSLAVVLMHSYTWAQHEQQVGALARELGFSHVSLSSEAMPMVRIVPRGHTACADAYLTPAIQRYVQGFRRGFQGQLKDVQVLFMRSDGGLAPMDAFGGSRAVLSGPAGGVVGYSATTYQQEGGQPVIGFDMGGTSTDVSRYAGEFEHVFEATTAGVTLQAPQLDINTVAAGGGSRLFFRSGLFVVGPESAGAHPGPACYRKGGPVTVTDANLVLGRLLPASFPCIFGPGEDQPLSPEASRKALEAVATEVNSFLTNGPCPASPLSLEEVAMGFVRVANEAMCRPIRALTQARGHDPSAHVLACFGGAGGQHACAIARALGMDTVHIHRHSGLLSALGLALADVVHEAQEPCSLLYAPETFMQLDQRLSRLEEQCVDALQAQGFPRSQISTESFLHLRYRGTDCALMVSAHQHPATARSPRAGDFGAAFVERYMREFGFVIPERPVVVDDVRVRGTGRSGLRLEDAPKAQTGPPRVDKMTQCYFEGGYQETPVYLLGELGYGHKLHGPCLIIDSNSTILVEPGCQAEVTETGDIRISVGAEVPGTMGTQLDPIQLSIFSHRFMSIAEQMGRILQRTAISTNIKERLDFSCALFGPDGGLVSNAPHIPVHLGAMQETVQFQIQHLGADLHPGDVLLSNHPSAGGSHLPDLTVITPVFWPGQTRPVFYVASRGHHADIGGITPGSMPPHSTTLQQEGAVFLSFKLVQGGVFQEEAVTEALRAPGKVPNCSGTRNLHDNLSDLRAQVAANQKGIQLVGELIGQYGLDVVQAYMGHIQANAELAVRDMLRAFGTSRQARGLPLEVSSEDHMDDGSPIRLRVQINLSQGSAVFDFSGTGPEVFGNLNAPRAITLSALIYCLRCLVGRDIPLNQGCLAPVRVVIPQGSILDPSPEAAVVGGNVLTSQRVVDVILGAFGACAASQGCMNNVTLGNAHMGYYETVAGGAGAGPSWHGRSGVHSHMTNTRITDPEILESRYPVILRRFELRRGSGGRGRFRGGDGVTRELVFREEALLSVLTERRAFRPYGLHGGEPGARGLNLLIRKNGRTVNLGGKTSVTVYPGDVFCLHTPGGGGYGDPEDPAPPPGSPPQAPAFPEHGSVYEYRRAQEAV comes from the exons ATGCCCGAGGTGCTGTATGAAGAGGTGCTGGAGGTGGACGAACGCGTGGTGCTGCACCGTGGAGAGGCAGGCACCGGGGCGCCTGTCAAGG GCCGCACGGGGGACCTGCTGGACGTGCAGCAGCCTGTGGACCTGGGGACCCTGCGTGGAAAGCTGGAGGGGCTGCTGTCTCGAGGCATCCGCAGCCTGGCCGTGGTGCTCATGCATTCGTACAC GTGGGCCCAGCACGAGCAGCAGGTGGGTGCGCTGGCCCGGGAGCTGGGCTTCTCGCACGTGTCACTGTCCTCGGAGGCCATGCCCATGGTGCGCATCGTCCCTCGGGGGCACACGGCCTGTGCCGATGCCTACCTCACACCCGCCATCCAACGCTACGTCCAGGGCTTCCGCCGTGGCTTCCAGGGCCAACTTAAG GACGTGCAGGTGTTGTTCATGCGCTCTGATGGCGGCCTGGCGCCCATGGACGCCTTCGGCGGCTCCCGTGCTGTGCTCTCGGGCCCGGCCGGCGGTGTGGTGGGCTACTCAGCGACCACGTACCAGCAGGAGGGTGGCCAGCCTGTCATCGGCTTTGACATGGGAG gcACGTCCACGGATGTGAGCCGCTACGCTGGGGAGTTCGAGCATGTCTTTGAGGCCACCACAGCTGGCGTCACCCTTCAGGCCCCGCAGCTGGACATCAACACCGTGGCAGCGGGAGGGGGTTCCCGCCTCTTCTTCAG GTCTGGCCTCTTTGTGGTTGGGCCCGAGTCAGCAGGAGCCCACCCGGGACCCGCCTGCTACCGCAAAG GGGGCCCCGTGACAGTGACGGATGCTAATCTGGTCCTGGGTCGCCTGctgcctgcctccttcccttgCATTTTTGGGCCGGGAGAGGACCAACCACTTTCCCCCGAGGCCTCCCGCAAAGCCCTGGAGGCTGTGGCCACTGAGGTCAACAGCTTCCTGACCAACGGGCCCTGCCCGGCCTCCCCGCTGAGCCTGGAGGAGGTAGCCATGGGGTTTGTGCGCGTGGCCAACGAGGCCATGTGCCGGCCCATCCGTGCACTCACGCAG GCAAGAGGCCATGACCCCTCAGCCCATGTGCTGGCCTGCTTTGGGGGAGCTGGTGGGCAGCATGCATGTGCCATTGCCCGGGCCCTGGGCATGGACACCGTGCACATCCACAG GCACAGTGGGTTGCTGTCGGCCCTGGGGCTGGCCCTGGCTGACGTGGTGCACGAGGCACAGGAGCCCTGCTCCCTGCTCTACGCGCCTGAGACCTTCATGCAGCTGGACCAGAGGCTGAGCCGCCTGGAGGAGCAGTGTGTGGATGCCCTGCAGGCCCAGGGCTTCCCCAG GTCCCAGATCAGCACTGAGAGCTTCCTGCACCTGCGCTACCGGGGCACCGACTGTGCCCTGATGGTGTCTGCCCACCAGCACCCAGCCACAGCCCGCTCGCCCCGTGCGGGGGACTTCGGGGCAGCCTTCGTGGAGCG GTACATGAGGGAGTTTGGCTTTGTCATCCCTGAGCGGCCAGTGGTCGTGGACGATGTGCGAGTGAGGGGCACTGGCCGCAGTGGTCTTCGCCTCGAGGATGCCCCCAAAGCCCAGACCGGGCCTCCCCGGGTGGACAAG ATGACCCAGTGCTACTTTGAGGGGGGCTACCAGGAGACCCCTGTGTACCTGCTGGGAGAGCTGGGCTATGGGCACAAGCTCCATGGGCCCTGCCTCATCATCGACAGTAACAG CACCATCCTGGTGGAGCCAGGTTGCCAGGCAGAGGTGACCGAGACAGGGGACATCCGCATCTCTGTGGGGGCCGAAGTCCCTGGCACAATGGGCACCCAACTGGACCCTATCCAGCTGTCCATCTTCTCACACCGCTTCATGAGCATTGCTG AGCAGATGGGCCGCATCCTGCAGCGCACAGCCATCTCCACCAACATCAAGGAGCGCCTCGACTTCTCCTGTGCTCTCTTTGGGCCCGATGGGGGGCTGGTGTCCAATGCCCCCCACATCCCTGTGCACCTGGGTGCCATGCAGGAGACGGTGCAGTTCCAG ATCCAGCACCTGGGGGCTGATCTCCACCCTGGCGACGTGCTACTGAGCAACCATCCCAGTGCCGGGGGCAGCCACCTGCCAGACCTGACTGTTATCACACCG GTGTTTTGGCCGGGTCAGACGCGGCCTGTTTTCTATGTGGCCAGCCGAGGGCACCATGCAGACATTGGCGGCATCACACCAGGCTCCATGCCCCCCCACTCCACCACGCTGCAACAGGAGGGTGCCGTCTTTCTGTCCTTCAAACTCGTCCAGGGGGGTGTCTTCCAAGAGGAgg CGGTGACTGAGGCCCTGAGGGCGCCAGGCAAGGTCCCCAACTGTAGCGGAACCAGAAACCTGCACGACAACCTGTCGGACCTCCGTGCCCAGGTGGCAGCCAACCAGAAGGGCATCCAGCTGGTGGGGGAGCTCATTGGGCAGTACGGCCTGGACGTGGTGCAGGCCTACATGGGCCATATTCAG GCGAACGCTGAGCTGGCCGTGCGCGACATGTTGCGTGCCTTTGGAACCTCCCGGCAGGCCCGGGGCCTGCCCCTGGAGGTGTCCTCGGAAGACCACATGGACGACGGTTCCCCTATCCGCCTTCGCGTGCAGATCAACCTGAGTCAG GGCAGCGCTGTGTTTGACTTCAGCGGCACTGGGCCGGAGGTGTTCGGTAATCTCAACGCACCGCGGGCCATAACCCTGTCCGCCCTCATCTACTGCCTGCGCTGTCTGGTGGGCCGCGACATCCCGCTCAACCAG GGCTGCCTGGCGCCAGTGCGCGTAGTGATTCCCCAAGGCTCCATCCTGGACCCGTCGCCCGAGGCGGCCGTGGTGGGCGGCAACGTGCTCACGTCGCAGCGCGTGGTGGATGTCATCCTGGGGGCCTTTGGGGCCTGCGCCGCCTCCCAG GGCTGCATGAACAACGTGACGCTGGGCAACGCCCACATGGGCTACTACGAGACGGTGGCAGGCGGCGCGGGCGCGGGTCCCAGCTGGCATGGGCGCAGCGGCGTGCACAGCCATATGACCAACACGCGCATCACCGACCCTGAAATCCTGGAGAGCCG GTACCCGGTCATCCTGCGCCGCTTCGAGCTGCGGCGGGGCTCGGGGGGCAGAGGCCGCTTCCGGGGCGGCGACGGTGTCACCCGCGAGCTGGTCTTTCGCGAGGAGGCGCTGCTGTCAGTGCTGACCGAGCGCCGCGCCTTCCGGCCCTACGGGCTCCACG GGGGCGAGCCCGGTGCCCGCGGCCTAAACCTGCTGATACGCAAAAACGGCCGGACGGTGAATCTGGGCGGCAAGACGTCGGTGACCGTGTACCCTGGG gATGTGTTCTGTCTCCACACGCCCGGCGGCGGTGGCTATGGGGACCCAGAGGACCCCGCCCCACCGCCGGGGTCACCCCCGCAAGCACCGGCCTTTCCCGAGCACGGCAGCGTCTATGAGTACCGCCGTGCCCAGGAGGCCGTGTGA